A region from the Desulfitobacterium dehalogenans ATCC 51507 genome encodes:
- a CDS encoding GNAT family N-acetyltransferase, with amino-acid sequence MLIRQGTVKDWPFMYELAKKVIPVNISPWRQQPMEETMKYRIKMLKNFWTWIQQSNSKVFIAEMDPGKPAGFLVLYPDAQEELTGLHQGWVMDIAVLEEYRNHGIGKVLMEEAEAYCREKGIQYLGLAVSSHNVQALRLYQNLGFAEERKLMVKVLKD; translated from the coding sequence ATGCTCATTCGCCAAGGGACGGTAAAGGATTGGCCATTTATGTATGAATTAGCTAAGAAAGTTATTCCTGTGAATATTTCTCCATGGCGTCAACAGCCCATGGAAGAAACAATGAAGTACCGAATAAAAATGTTGAAAAACTTTTGGACATGGATCCAACAAAGTAACTCCAAAGTGTTTATTGCCGAGATGGACCCAGGAAAGCCGGCAGGCTTTTTGGTCCTTTATCCAGATGCTCAGGAAGAGCTGACGGGGTTACATCAGGGATGGGTTATGGATATTGCAGTTCTCGAAGAATACCGTAACCATGGAATCGGAAAGGTTTTGATGGAGGAAGCGGAAGCCTATTGCCGGGAGAAAGGTATTCAATATCTTGGTTTAGCAGTAAGTTCTCACAACGTCCAGGCCTTAAGGCTTTATCAGAACCTGGGTTTTGCAGAAGAGCGTAAGCTTATGGTTAAGGTTCTAAAGGACTAA
- a CDS encoding Na/Pi cotransporter family protein: MLTILLALILGLAFLLYGMHILRYGLQAFAGDTFRDLLHQMTATPWRGFWSGTLATAALQSSTALTVMAVSFVDSGLISFRNALGLILGSNIGTTVTTQLLALPLEPMIPYALLIGGLGYLFFPHRWRYLALSCLGLAFLFLALNLLESGMAPLAEVERVQELLHQLGDHHFQGIIAGTLLSAVLHSSSATTGIVMILASDGWITLPTAIAFVFGANIGTCFTAVIASLATNRAAQRVALFHVLLNLFGALLFFPFLTPLALFLQWIGGPVSLQVANAHTLFNVLSSLIAMPFLPLAARLLERIR; this comes from the coding sequence ATGTTGACCATTCTCCTTGCCTTAATCCTGGGACTTGCTTTTCTGCTTTATGGTATGCATATTCTGCGTTACGGACTTCAAGCGTTTGCCGGAGACACCTTCCGCGATCTTCTCCATCAAATGACCGCCACCCCCTGGCGGGGCTTCTGGAGCGGAACCCTTGCTACGGCTGCTCTTCAATCCAGTACTGCCCTGACAGTTATGGCCGTCTCTTTTGTGGATTCCGGCCTTATTTCCTTTCGAAACGCCTTAGGGTTGATTTTAGGAAGCAATATCGGCACAACCGTGACCACCCAGCTTCTGGCCCTACCCTTGGAACCCATGATACCCTATGCCCTTTTGATTGGTGGGCTAGGCTATCTTTTCTTTCCCCATCGCTGGCGTTATCTTGCCCTCTCCTGCTTAGGTTTAGCTTTTCTCTTTCTTGCTTTAAATCTTTTGGAAAGCGGTATGGCTCCTTTAGCCGAGGTAGAGAGGGTGCAGGAATTACTCCATCAACTGGGAGATCATCACTTCCAAGGCATTATCGCAGGTACTCTGCTTTCCGCCGTCCTCCATTCCTCATCAGCCACCACCGGGATTGTCATGATTCTGGCTTCAGATGGTTGGATTACTCTTCCTACAGCCATTGCCTTCGTATTCGGAGCCAATATCGGCACCTGCTTTACAGCCGTCATCGCTTCATTAGCCACTAACCGGGCAGCCCAACGGGTAGCCCTTTTCCACGTCCTTTTAAACCTCTTCGGCGCGCTTCTTTTCTTTCCCTTCCTAACGCCACTCGCTCTTTTCTTGCAATGGATCGGGGGACCTGTCAGCCTCCAGGTAGCCAACGCCCATACCCTTTTCAATGTGCTGTCTTCTCTCATTGCCATGCCTTTTCTGCCTCTGGCGGCCCGGCTTTTAGAGCGGATACGCTAA
- the mobB gene encoding molybdopterin-guanine dinucleotide biosynthesis protein B: protein MIPVVSIVGQRSNSGKTTLLVKLLKEAKNRGWRVAAVKHDVHGFEMDKPGKDTWRFAQAGADVVAISSPEKMAILEKVQEEQTLAQVLERINNVDLIFTEGYKHGNQPRIEVFRSEVHQELLSKPEQLIAIASDVQFELGVPCFDLDDARGICDFLASKYGLK, encoded by the coding sequence ATGATTCCAGTGGTATCGATCGTCGGGCAACGCTCGAACTCAGGTAAAACCACCTTGCTGGTTAAGCTCTTAAAAGAAGCCAAAAACCGGGGCTGGAGAGTTGCCGCAGTTAAGCATGATGTTCATGGATTTGAGATGGATAAGCCGGGGAAAGATACTTGGCGGTTTGCCCAGGCAGGGGCGGATGTGGTCGCCATATCGTCCCCGGAAAAGATGGCTATCCTTGAAAAAGTCCAAGAGGAGCAGACCTTGGCGCAAGTACTGGAGCGCATAAATAATGTGGATCTCATTTTTACTGAGGGGTATAAGCACGGGAATCAGCCTCGTATAGAGGTTTTTCGCTCAGAGGTCCATCAGGAGCTCCTATCCAAGCCGGAGCAGCTGATCGCCATTGCCAGTGACGTCCAATTTGAGCTGGGGGTACCTTGCTTCGACTTGGATGATGCCCGGGGAATCTGTGATTTTCTGGCAAGTAAATATGGATTAAAGTGA
- a CDS encoding molybdopterin molybdotransferase MoeA, which produces METMISLERALEVVLQRVKALGVEKVGLGQAYNRVIAADVQAPMDMPPFDRSPLDGYAYCAQPTDKAPLTLNIVSEIPAGTWSEREIQLGECARIFTGSPLPKGANCVVKQEDTERLGDRVRINQPVAPQANVVYQGEETKCGDIVLKVGDYLSPAAVGLLASLGVEAVEVYRRPKVGILSTGSELRDVGSPLPPGKIYNSNTYTLKGLLLEAGCEVKVAPFVEDDLGETIEALKTLEDTDLVVTTGGASVGEYDLIRDALAGVGCELLFWKVNFKPGTPVALGVKGERLYFSLSGNPAAAVVNYELLVRPALRKLMGRTSHERVFPVYMDGDFGKSGKQRRFLRARAVFRNGEIWADPSFAQGSGVLRSMRGSHLLVDVPGGHGPVQKGERLQGRWIASWEED; this is translated from the coding sequence ATGGAAACAATGATTTCTCTGGAACGGGCCTTGGAGGTTGTCCTCCAGCGGGTAAAGGCCCTTGGGGTTGAAAAAGTGGGTTTAGGACAGGCCTATAACCGAGTGATAGCAGCTGATGTTCAAGCGCCAATGGATATGCCGCCTTTCGATCGTTCTCCCTTGGATGGGTATGCTTATTGCGCTCAGCCAACAGACAAAGCTCCCTTGACCCTCAATATCGTCAGTGAGATTCCTGCCGGGACATGGTCTGAGCGGGAAATTCAGCTTGGGGAATGTGCCCGGATTTTTACCGGGTCACCACTTCCTAAGGGTGCGAATTGCGTGGTAAAACAGGAAGATACGGAACGCCTGGGAGACCGAGTGAGAATCAATCAACCTGTTGCCCCTCAAGCCAATGTAGTCTATCAAGGGGAAGAAACAAAATGCGGTGATATCGTTTTAAAAGTAGGGGACTACCTTTCTCCTGCCGCCGTAGGGTTATTAGCTTCCTTAGGTGTTGAGGCGGTTGAAGTGTATCGCCGTCCCAAAGTAGGAATTCTGTCCACGGGCTCAGAGCTCCGGGATGTGGGCAGTCCATTGCCTCCAGGGAAAATCTATAACAGCAATACTTATACCCTCAAAGGCCTTCTCCTGGAAGCGGGATGTGAGGTGAAGGTAGCCCCCTTTGTGGAGGATGATTTGGGGGAGACCATTGAGGCTTTAAAGACTTTGGAAGACACGGATCTTGTGGTTACTACCGGAGGAGCTTCAGTGGGCGAATACGATCTCATCCGCGATGCCTTGGCAGGTGTGGGCTGTGAACTCCTCTTCTGGAAGGTTAACTTTAAACCTGGAACCCCTGTGGCCCTTGGAGTCAAGGGGGAAAGGCTATATTTCTCTTTATCGGGAAATCCCGCGGCGGCGGTAGTGAATTACGAACTCTTAGTCCGCCCTGCCCTGCGCAAACTTATGGGCAGAACATCTCATGAACGGGTTTTTCCCGTCTATATGGACGGTGATTTTGGGAAATCCGGCAAACAGAGAAGATTCTTACGGGCTCGGGCTGTCTTTCGCAACGGGGAGATATGGGCGGATCCCAGCTTTGCTCAAGGTTCCGGCGTCCTCCGCTCAATGAGGGGAAGCCATCTCCTGGTGGATGTTCCTGGTGGACATGGACCGGTTCAAAAGGGCGAGCGCCTGCAAGGCCGCTGGATTGCTTCATGGGAGGAAGATTAA
- a CDS encoding DUF342 domain-containing protein, with amino-acid sequence MSEVTDMSDITDNYPSNVCPVFWKPEDNKFLIRVGDSVKFVVPFPQGGMLYHKGESQETAFKVDDGDILEFYPKFFQGELTWEIEVRDQGLSAVAKVSHLEPGFYALPETLPDSITLRLQDLLIWQDGKPQGIYWDQTKLQGDLLAQGIVYGVLPGVWQSISKVQGRGEVVIAQGKPPTLSVDARLIDLLESKKPEVKEEQRVDYFASKLKLVHEGQALARKIPGVPGVPGKNVRGQEIPPPRPKDFQFKLKKNVRLSEDGLEVLATAPGLPLRMDELTFGVEPAYVLNQDVDLAVGSIEFPGDVFISGDVHDGLHIFSGGKVEIRGSTSRAEIRAEKGLFIYRNALAGKLVVGARYVVRSKLLHDLQALHDDLLACLMITDDFVNSPHGRNLKAGQCLKLIIERRFPDLPKMANELEKFLLSTKDELIQQDLIISVRTAKHFLSGLGPLDPQALPLLGRVSQALEQIIGNITLDVPEKLECHVDYVQGALIECAGNFFCRKGTYNSIIQAAGDISIEGVCRGGRIISGGNVEIKELGGSGITATTVQFPGTKRLKVGYCYANVVIVVDKEIITIDEPYKSLEIYREHGRVEIERLKG; translated from the coding sequence ATGAGTGAGGTGACGGATATGTCGGATATAACAGATAATTATCCATCGAATGTCTGCCCCGTCTTCTGGAAACCAGAAGACAATAAATTTCTCATCAGAGTAGGAGATTCTGTCAAATTTGTTGTGCCTTTTCCCCAAGGGGGTATGCTTTACCATAAAGGCGAAAGTCAAGAAACTGCTTTTAAAGTGGATGACGGTGACATCCTTGAGTTTTATCCGAAGTTCTTTCAGGGAGAGTTGACTTGGGAGATCGAAGTTCGGGACCAAGGATTGAGTGCGGTCGCTAAGGTGAGTCATCTGGAGCCAGGATTCTATGCTCTTCCAGAGACCCTCCCCGATAGCATTACCCTTCGCTTGCAGGACCTCCTGATCTGGCAGGATGGCAAGCCCCAAGGCATATACTGGGATCAAACGAAGCTCCAGGGAGACCTCCTGGCTCAAGGGATCGTTTATGGGGTTTTGCCGGGGGTATGGCAGAGCATTTCTAAGGTGCAAGGAAGAGGAGAAGTGGTCATTGCCCAAGGGAAGCCGCCTACCTTATCTGTTGACGCGCGGCTGATTGACTTGTTAGAGAGCAAAAAACCCGAAGTCAAAGAAGAACAGCGGGTTGACTATTTTGCATCAAAGTTAAAATTAGTTCATGAAGGGCAGGCTTTAGCCAGGAAAATTCCTGGTGTACCGGGGGTTCCGGGGAAGAATGTAAGAGGGCAGGAGATACCGCCACCAAGGCCTAAGGATTTTCAATTTAAACTGAAAAAGAATGTCCGATTATCGGAGGATGGGCTGGAAGTTCTGGCCACGGCGCCTGGATTACCACTTCGCATGGATGAACTGACTTTTGGCGTGGAGCCCGCTTATGTTCTGAATCAGGATGTGGATTTGGCTGTGGGCAGTATTGAATTTCCGGGGGATGTATTTATTTCAGGAGATGTCCATGATGGGCTGCATATTTTCTCCGGGGGAAAGGTGGAAATTCGTGGCTCCACCTCCCGGGCAGAGATTCGGGCAGAGAAGGGACTGTTCATTTATCGCAATGCTTTGGCGGGCAAGCTGGTCGTTGGAGCGCGATATGTGGTCCGCTCCAAGCTTCTTCATGATTTACAAGCCCTTCATGATGATTTATTAGCTTGTTTAATGATTACGGATGATTTTGTTAATTCACCTCATGGCAGGAATTTGAAGGCGGGTCAGTGTCTCAAATTGATTATTGAACGCAGGTTCCCTGATTTGCCCAAGATGGCTAACGAACTTGAAAAATTCCTTTTATCCACCAAGGATGAACTGATTCAGCAAGATTTAATCATTTCTGTTCGCACGGCCAAGCATTTTTTAAGCGGTTTAGGGCCTCTTGACCCTCAAGCTCTTCCTCTTCTTGGACGAGTAAGTCAGGCTTTAGAACAAATCATCGGTAATATTACCCTGGATGTTCCGGAAAAGCTTGAATGTCATGTGGACTATGTTCAAGGTGCTTTAATTGAGTGTGCGGGTAATTTTTTCTGCAGAAAAGGAACCTACAACTCGATTATTCAAGCCGCCGGGGACATTAGTATCGAAGGGGTTTGTCGGGGGGGAAGGATTATTTCCGGAGGGAATGTTGAAATCAAAGAACTGGGAGGATCCGGAATTACTGCTACGACCGTACAATTCCCAGGAACTAAACGGTTAAAAGTGGGCTATTGTTATGCTAATGTAGTTATTGTTGTGGATAAGGAGATCATAACTATTGACGAGCCTTATAAATCCCTCGAGATTTACCGTGAGCATGGCAGGGTGGAAATTGAGCGGTTAAAGGGTTAA
- a CDS encoding LCP family protein — translation MRKKSAFKKSAFRRLGLALVVMVLLVGGILLGFSEFSMSKSKPLPGNQALTEEELKNRISVLLIGADQRPGEKSFNTDTIILATIDPKSARVSLLSIPRDTRVSIPGHKDIKINGVAPLTDLENLVDVVSDLVGIPISGYIQTNFNGFKKIIDTLGGITVDVEKNMYYETGDDEDGYINLKKGLQKLDGSKALQYARFRNDALGDISRTARQQVVLKAVAGEMLKLSTLPKLPWLIPQLNEAVNTNLQLGDMLKIAKTAVKFKDVEIHTQTLPGSFHDMNGISYWDVDPEEVREVVSNLLRGITTDKVIGDTIIDLLKPIEPSKEPGKEPPLPQVPGNANDPNGQESPDYHETNPDNETEKPVDDGIDDASGKKPGVESGEGSGEQSGIPEEPKAPGGSGHNSTQE, via the coding sequence GTGCGAAAAAAATCTGCTTTCAAAAAATCGGCTTTCAGGAGATTAGGTTTAGCCCTAGTGGTTATGGTACTACTCGTAGGAGGAATCCTTCTTGGCTTCAGTGAATTCAGCATGTCCAAATCGAAACCCCTGCCAGGTAATCAAGCGCTGACGGAAGAGGAGCTTAAAAATCGTATCAGTGTCCTTTTAATTGGTGCAGATCAGCGTCCCGGAGAAAAATCATTCAATACTGACACGATCATACTGGCTACGATTGATCCCAAAAGCGCTCGGGTCAGTTTGTTGTCCATTCCTCGCGATACTCGTGTTTCTATACCAGGGCACAAAGATATTAAGATTAATGGGGTAGCACCTTTGACGGATTTGGAAAACCTGGTGGATGTGGTTTCCGATCTGGTAGGCATACCTATCTCCGGCTATATTCAAACGAATTTTAATGGTTTCAAGAAAATTATCGATACTCTAGGCGGAATCACCGTGGATGTAGAGAAGAATATGTATTATGAGACCGGAGATGATGAAGACGGCTATATTAATCTAAAAAAAGGTCTTCAGAAATTGGATGGCTCCAAGGCTTTGCAGTACGCACGTTTCCGCAATGATGCCTTAGGAGATATCTCACGCACCGCCCGGCAGCAGGTTGTTCTCAAGGCTGTAGCCGGGGAAATGCTCAAGCTGAGCACCCTGCCCAAGCTGCCTTGGCTTATTCCACAGTTGAATGAAGCAGTCAATACTAACCTTCAGTTAGGAGATATGCTTAAGATTGCCAAGACCGCTGTTAAATTTAAAGATGTGGAAATCCACACTCAGACCTTACCGGGGAGTTTCCATGATATGAATGGTATCAGTTATTGGGATGTGGATCCTGAAGAAGTGAGAGAGGTGGTTAGCAATCTTCTTCGGGGCATCACTACGGATAAGGTCATCGGGGACACGATTATCGACTTGCTTAAACCTATAGAACCCAGTAAAGAACCCGGCAAAGAGCCCCCTTTGCCCCAAGTGCCGGGAAATGCTAATGATCCGAATGGACAGGAGTCTCCCGATTATCACGAAACCAACCCTGATAATGAGACTGAGAAGCCCGTGGATGACGGTATAGATGATGCATCCGGAAAGAAACCGGGAGTTGAATCAGGAGAAGGTTCGGGAGAACAATCAGGAATACCTGAAGAACCCAAAGCACCAGGGGGATCAGGTCATAATTCAACACAGGAATAG
- a CDS encoding adaptor protein MecA — protein MRIQKVNENTIRIFISFAELADRDITMADLFQRSQRSEQLFWELISQAREEVEFNLDQPFWIQATASSNEEFVITVIKQEDTAETSTKEKENKRPSRSKVMEWVYAFADIEDVLAVVQRIPDFSRVRSSLFEFDGEYYLTVSHLGTGKKKQVAEALFDEYGELVDVAKLFLEEHGKVILKERALQTLKTHFKF, from the coding sequence ATGCGTATTCAAAAAGTCAATGAAAATACAATCCGCATCTTCATCTCCTTTGCCGAACTTGCCGACAGAGATATTACTATGGCAGATTTATTTCAACGTTCGCAAAGAAGTGAGCAGCTGTTTTGGGAGTTAATCTCTCAGGCAAGGGAAGAAGTGGAGTTTAACCTAGATCAGCCCTTTTGGATACAGGCCACGGCGTCATCCAATGAAGAATTCGTGATTACTGTAATCAAACAAGAAGATACAGCAGAGACCTCAACAAAAGAAAAGGAAAACAAACGACCAAGTCGTTCCAAGGTGATGGAGTGGGTGTATGCATTTGCCGATATTGAGGATGTTTTAGCTGTTGTTCAGCGTATTCCCGATTTTTCCCGTGTGCGTTCCAGCCTTTTTGAATTTGATGGGGAATATTATCTTACGGTCAGTCATCTGGGTACGGGTAAGAAAAAACAAGTGGCAGAGGCTTTATTTGACGAGTATGGCGAGCTTGTGGATGTAGCTAAGCTCTTCCTGGAAGAGCACGGAAAAGTTATATTGAAAGAGCGCGCTCTGCAAACCTTAAAAACCCATTTTAAGTTTTAA
- a CDS encoding DUF362 domain-containing protein produces the protein MISEVYFTSMKINQGQSLLTKLEKLINRSGILQGIEKNDMVAIKVHFGERGNLAYIRPQFMRRVVDQVKERGGRPFLTDANTLYVGSRSNAVDHLETAIENGFDYSVVGAPLVIADGLNGKDYVSVPVNLKHFQEVKIGSAAVHADALIAVSHFKGHEATGFGGTLKNLGMGLGSRAGKQQQHSDILPKVNEERCTACGKCRNWCPASAITVEGKARIDANLCIGCGECAVTCTFKAIAVNWKTTPDVIQEKIVEYTVGALKGKEGKTGFITFVNNVSPLCDCVSWNDVPIVQDIGILASNDPVAIDQAAVDLVNQAHGNPHSVLGERHHETDKFRVIHPEVDWSVQLEYGERIGLGSRQYKLITLD, from the coding sequence ATGATATCTGAAGTCTACTTTACCAGTATGAAAATCAATCAGGGTCAAAGCCTGCTGACTAAACTCGAAAAGCTAATCAATCGGTCAGGAATCTTGCAAGGAATTGAGAAGAATGACATGGTCGCCATCAAGGTGCATTTTGGAGAACGGGGTAATTTAGCTTATATCAGACCACAGTTTATGCGGAGAGTCGTGGATCAGGTTAAAGAAAGAGGAGGCCGCCCATTTTTAACCGATGCCAACACTCTCTATGTAGGATCCCGGTCCAATGCCGTTGACCATTTGGAAACAGCCATAGAAAACGGCTTTGATTATTCTGTAGTGGGGGCCCCCCTGGTGATTGCCGATGGACTGAACGGGAAAGACTATGTATCGGTACCTGTGAATTTGAAGCATTTTCAAGAGGTTAAGATCGGGAGCGCTGCGGTCCATGCGGATGCCCTCATTGCTGTCTCTCACTTTAAAGGCCATGAAGCCACAGGCTTTGGGGGAACATTGAAAAATCTTGGGATGGGGTTGGGCAGCCGGGCCGGTAAACAACAACAACATTCGGATATCCTGCCTAAAGTCAATGAGGAGCGCTGTACAGCTTGTGGAAAGTGCAGAAACTGGTGCCCTGCCTCCGCTATTACCGTCGAAGGCAAAGCCCGGATCGACGCCAATCTTTGTATCGGTTGTGGGGAATGTGCAGTTACCTGTACCTTCAAAGCCATCGCTGTCAATTGGAAGACGACACCGGATGTGATCCAGGAGAAGATTGTAGAATATACAGTGGGTGCCTTAAAAGGGAAGGAAGGAAAGACGGGGTTCATTACCTTTGTTAATAATGTCTCACCCTTATGCGATTGCGTGAGCTGGAATGATGTCCCCATCGTTCAGGATATCGGTATACTTGCTTCCAATGACCCTGTAGCTATCGATCAAGCGGCCGTTGACCTTGTGAACCAAGCTCATGGGAATCCCCATTCTGTTTTGGGTGAGCGTCATCATGAGACAGACAAGTTCCGCGTGATTCATCCCGAAGTGGATTGGTCTGTTCAACTGGAGTACGGAGAAAGGATCGGCTTAGGGTCACGTCAATACAAGCTTATTACCTTAGATTAA
- a CDS encoding HD-GYP domain-containing protein: MKAEWIELSEECQSTPWIVNRYLSKNHSLKRHSQRVSSLCQSMGRVLELSEEEAAQLEKAALLHDIGKAFIDSSIIDKPGQLNEEEWVEVKGHPGKGFDILCAFGDMEVTAPLILAHHERWDGRGYPRGLKGEEIPFLTRIISIADTYDAMTSSRSYRKPLSKRKAIEELRRNAGTQFDPDLVHIFINKVVVGERERVR, from the coding sequence ATGAAAGCAGAGTGGATTGAATTAAGTGAGGAATGTCAGTCTACCCCATGGATTGTAAATCGTTATCTGTCAAAAAATCACAGCCTAAAAAGACATTCTCAACGGGTGTCCTCCTTATGCCAAAGTATGGGGCGAGTCTTAGAATTAAGTGAAGAAGAAGCTGCCCAGCTGGAAAAAGCGGCTCTCCTTCATGATATTGGTAAAGCCTTCATTGATTCCAGTATTATTGATAAACCGGGTCAGCTCAATGAAGAGGAATGGGTGGAGGTCAAAGGCCACCCCGGGAAAGGTTTTGACATACTTTGTGCTTTTGGGGATATGGAAGTCACAGCACCGCTTATTCTGGCACATCATGAGCGCTGGGATGGGAGAGGTTATCCCCGAGGACTAAAAGGGGAAGAAATCCCCTTCCTGACCAGGATAATCTCCATCGCAGATACATATGATGCTATGACCAGTTCACGCAGCTATCGGAAGCCCTTATCAAAACGTAAAGCCATTGAAGAATTGAGACGCAATGCAGGAACGCAATTTGATCCTGATCTGGTACATATCTTCATTAATAAAGTTGTCGTAGGTGAAAGAGAGAGAGTCCGATAA
- a CDS encoding 4Fe-4S dicluster domain-containing protein, which translates to MAEVDYKALKKGGFMQQVQKDHFALRLHIVGGQIPAGQLQKVTEVAQKYGQGYIHMTSRQSIEIPFIRLEDVEAVINELKSVGLEPGASGPRVRTVTACQGAAICPSGLIDTTRLAKELDNRYFARGLPHKFKLGVTGCGNNCLKAEENDLGIKGGVRPRWQQDLCIYCGLCQAVCLAKAIEVRKEDKALSLDRDLCTYCGKCVKSCPTLAWGGERGFLLFFGGLFGNRIAIGKRILPLVIAEEHLYQVIDKTFEFFQTYGKPRERFRNTLDRVGWETFTKELEGLGLEH; encoded by the coding sequence GTGGCAGAGGTTGATTACAAGGCTCTGAAAAAAGGCGGCTTTATGCAGCAGGTCCAAAAGGACCATTTTGCTCTGCGGCTGCACATCGTGGGCGGTCAGATCCCAGCGGGACAGTTGCAGAAAGTAACGGAGGTTGCCCAAAAATACGGGCAGGGTTATATCCATATGACCTCAAGGCAGAGTATCGAAATTCCTTTTATCCGGCTAGAAGACGTGGAGGCTGTGATAAACGAGCTGAAGAGCGTCGGGCTGGAACCCGGTGCCTCCGGCCCCCGGGTCAGGACGGTTACAGCCTGCCAGGGAGCGGCGATCTGTCCCAGTGGTCTGATCGACACCACCCGCTTGGCTAAGGAGTTGGATAACCGCTATTTTGCCAGAGGACTTCCCCATAAATTCAAGCTGGGAGTAACAGGTTGCGGTAATAATTGCCTGAAGGCGGAGGAAAACGATCTGGGTATCAAAGGAGGAGTCAGACCCCGATGGCAGCAGGACCTGTGCATTTATTGTGGTTTATGCCAGGCGGTTTGCCTGGCCAAAGCCATTGAGGTTCGGAAGGAAGATAAGGCCCTCAGCCTGGATCGCGACTTGTGCACCTATTGCGGCAAATGCGTCAAGTCCTGCCCCACTTTGGCCTGGGGGGGAGAACGGGGATTCCTGCTTTTCTTTGGCGGACTGTTCGGCAACCGGATTGCTATTGGTAAGCGCATCCTGCCTCTGGTCATTGCCGAGGAGCATCTTTACCAGGTGATCGACAAAACCTTTGAATTTTTCCAGACTTACGGCAAACCAAGGGAGCGGTTCAGAAATACCCTGGATAGAGTAGGCTGGGAAACCTTTACTAAAGAGCTGGAGGGATTAGGCCTTGAACACTAA